In Posidoniimonas corsicana, the genomic window TCTCGTGACCCGCGGCGTCGACGAGCCGTACCGCATGTTTACCAGCCGGGCGGAGTACCGCCTGCTGCTGCGGCAGGACAACGCCGACCGGCGGCTGACTCCGCTGGGCCATCAGGTCGGACTGGTAGGCGAGGATCGCATCGAGCGGCTCCGCAAGAAGCTGGATGAGGTGGACCGGATCGCGAAGCTGCTCGCTGGCACACGGCACGAAGGGGTCGCGCTAGAACAGCTGTTGCGGCGCCCGGAAGTCGACTGGCAGGCGATCGTGCCCCACGCCCCAGAGCTCGCGGCCGCTGACCCGCAGGCCGCCCAGCAGGCGCTCTTTGACACCAAGTACGCCGGCTACATCAGCCGCCAGCAGACCGAGGTCGAACGGCAGCGTCGACTAGCCAACAAGCGGATCCCGGACGCCTTCGACTACGCGCGGCTAACCCACATGCGGGCCGAGGCCCGCGAGAAGCTGACGGTGATCCGCCCCACCAACCTCGACCAGGCGAGCCGCATCCGGGGCATCACGCCGGCGGACATCACGCTGCTGATGGCGAATCTGCAACCGAGTGGGAAACCCTCGCAGGGGCGGTAGGCTAGCCGCTCTTGGCAGCGACGGAGACGGGTGTCCAGCGGCTCGGGCGTCGCGGTTACACGCCGTGGGGTTTTTCGCCGAGGGTCACCGCGTCGGCCACAAAGCAATATGACGGAACAACTTACGTCAACAACATCGATATTGACTGAGCCCCCTGGCCCGTTATAATTCGCTCACCTCTGGCAATTCAGGCAACCGGGGCAGGCATGGTCGAACGTGCCGTTTGCAGAACCTCGTAGAATTCCGTAGGTCAAGGGCAATAAGCCCGAGAGATTCCCTTCCGGGGTTTGGTCCCTTTAGGGGATTGGGATGCGAGACGCCCGTCGGACGCCCTCCGTCCGCGGCCCTTGCGGACCGCAAACAGCGCGGCGACTGACCGCCGGAACCTGATTGTCAGCCTGCTGAACCACGCCACGGTCGTCTTTCCCACCGGCGCCGGCGCGGCACGGACTGTCACACCATTCACTAGGGAGAGGAGTGGTTAAGCGAATGAAAACCGTCTTTACAACGGGCGAAGCCGCCAAGATCTGCAAGGTAAGCCAGCAGACCATCATCCGCTGCTTCGACTCGGGCCAGCTCAAGGGTTTCCGCGTGCCGGGCAGCCGCTTCCGCCGTATCCCGCGGGACCAGCTGTACGCGTTCATGCGTGACAACGGCATCCCGACCGACGCGCTCGACAGCGGCAAGCGCAAGCTGCTGATTGTCGACGACGACGAGGACCTGGTCGACCTGCTGGTGGACCACTTCCAGCGCGACGGCCGCTTCGACGTCCGCAGCGTGAACAACGGCTTCGGCGCCGGCATGATGATCAAGGAGTTCCGCCCCGACCTGGTGGTGCTGGACATCATGCTGCCGGACATCAATGGCCTGGAAGTCTGCCAGCTCGTCCGCGGCGACAAGACTATGGACGACGTGCGGATCATCTGCATCTCGGGCATGGTGGAGGAAGACAAGATCCAGAAGCTGCGTGACGCCGGCGCCAACGACTTTATGAAGAAGCCGTTCGACGTCGACGCGCTCACCACGCGGGTCTGCCAGCTGCTGGACGTCGAGACCGCGGCCTCAAGCTGAGGCGCCCGCGCCCCATGCCCCGAGCCCGCGTAGTGTCCCGACGAACCGCCGCCCCCCTGCCCCGCCGGGCCTCGCTCGGCGAACCTTCCGCGGTCCGTGGCCGGCGGGTCGCGGCGGTTAAGCCGCTGCGCGTCGACGCTCCTCACCCCGCCAAGGCGCCGCACACGTCGTTCGACGACAGCGAGTTCCTGCGCGCCGTTGAGCACGCCAAGCTCGACGCCATGAAGGAGCTCGCCTACGGCGCCAGCCACGAGATCAACAACCCGCTAGCCAACATCGCCGCCCGCGCGCAGACCCTGCTGCGGACCGAGCGCGACGAGGCCAACCGGCGGATGCTCACCGCTATCCATCGGCAGGCGATGCGGGCGCACGAGATGATCTCCGACCTGATGCTCTTCGCACGCCCGCCGCGGATGCAGAAGGAGACGACCGACCTGACCGCGCTTGCGGCGCGGGTGGTCGGCGAGGTCCGACCGCTGGCCGAGGAACGCGGGATCCTGCTGGACCTTGCGCCGGCGGAGAGGGAGATCGCCGCCGAGGTCGACCCGGTTCAGATCGAGGTCGCCGTGACGGCGATCCTGATCAACGCCGTCGAGGCCCTCGACTCTGGCGGCGAGATCGCCACGGCGGTTCGCTTTACCGGCGAGGGGTGGGCGGAGCTTGAGGTCGCCGACAATGGCCCCGGCATCCCGGCAGAGGTCCGGGAGCACCTGTTCGACCCGTTCTTTAGCGGCCGCGAAGCGGGACGCGGGCTAGGCTTTGGGCTGTCCAAGTGCTGGCGGATCGTTACCGAGCATGGAGGCCGGATTAACGTCCAGAGCGCGCCGGGTCGCGGCGCAGTGATC contains:
- a CDS encoding sensor histidine kinase, whose translation is MSRRTAAPLPRRASLGEPSAVRGRRVAAVKPLRVDAPHPAKAPHTSFDDSEFLRAVEHAKLDAMKELAYGASHEINNPLANIAARAQTLLRTERDEANRRMLTAIHRQAMRAHEMISDLMLFARPPRMQKETTDLTALAARVVGEVRPLAEERGILLDLAPAEREIAAEVDPVQIEVAVTAILINAVEALDSGGEIATAVRFTGEGWAELEVADNGPGIPAEVREHLFDPFFSGREAGRGLGFGLSKCWRIVTEHGGRINVQSAPGRGAVITLRLPGAHPMD
- a CDS encoding response regulator, producing MKTVFTTGEAAKICKVSQQTIIRCFDSGQLKGFRVPGSRFRRIPRDQLYAFMRDNGIPTDALDSGKRKLLIVDDDEDLVDLLVDHFQRDGRFDVRSVNNGFGAGMMIKEFRPDLVVLDIMLPDINGLEVCQLVRGDKTMDDVRIICISGMVEEDKIQKLRDAGANDFMKKPFDVDALTTRVCQLLDVETAASS